The sequence below is a genomic window from Parachlamydiales bacterium.
TAAAAGTTATCAAGCTCTCCCATTTGAAATCTGAAGAAATATCACAATTTCTATCTCAACCTGCTGTAAAGGAGATTATTACAGATGGTTACATCTATCTTAAGATAGAGTTAGCCCGCAAACAACTGTTGGAAATTCTCGATTCTGATGAAGTCAGCTACAACAGCTTTGAAACGAATTTTCAAAATGTCTCAAAGCAACTTCTTAGCGAAGAAAAGAATGATGCCCTGTTCAGAAGTGTGGAAATGCTGGTTGAATGCACTGTTATGCTTTTCACACAGTCCTTAGATAAAGAAATCCCTGAAAAACTTCTAAAAATAATAGAGCAGTCTTTTGTTTTAGATAATGCACAGTCCAAGAAAGCGACCCATGAAGTCTGCGAGAGCGAAGGAAGCAAAATATTCAAGATCACGTCTTCTAGAATGAAAGTACGTTCACATATGATAAGAACACTTCTTTCTTCCATAAAATCATTTCAGGATAAAAGAGAGCCTATTTTAAATTGGACTTACGAAACTACCGCACTACTCCTCAGGGATTTTCCTTGCGATGGCAATTTCAATGCTTTTATGCTGATGGAAGTCCTATGTTGCAGCAATCCTCAAGATGAATCTGAATATGCTCTGCATGTAGTGAACTTTCAAACCATGCTTAAAAATAAAAATTTTGCATCCTTTTGGCATTCACAGAAAACAGCCTCTTTTATGTGGAATATTTATAACAATATTCCTTGTCCCTCCAGCCTCATCGTAAATAAGCATGAAAAATTAATATGGGTAAATAATATTGTAGAGTCCATAGCTCAGTCCCCTACCTGGTGGAGTGTTCAGCACTTTAGTGTTGTCTTTTCCTATTTGGAAAAGACAACAACCAATATAGCATCGGATGAATATCGTGGTATTCTAAGTTCTTTCCTTGTTGCCCTTAGCCGGCTTGACATAACAACGAAAGAGCAATTTGAATTTGTCCATAACCTATATGAAGTTTCTACTAAACATATAGGCCCACATCAATCCTCCTTCGAAATACAAGAGCGGTTTTGCTATATTCTTATGAAAGCCGGCAGCTCTCCGGATGTTCTGGAAAATTCTGTGTTGCTGGAACAATTGGTTTTCCAGATTACATGCTATTTATATGATTCTAAGTTCCTGTCTCTCTGGGAATTAAACATAGAACATTATTTCCAGTTTATTACAGAATCAATAAATCCCCTTGCCTACTTGCTGCAGCATGGCATCCCTGAAAATACGGCGATGGATTTCATTAATAAATTTGCACAAGCCATCACCGCAAGCCAATTCATTAAAAATATAGATGAGGGTGTCGTAGCAAAACGTACCAAGATACTAAGAGTTTTTGTCCAAAAGCTATCTCAGCTTGGATTCAAAGGGCAAGCGTATGCCCTTGGATTAGCAAAAAACCCTCTCTATAAGACGTGTTTAGAGGATGATCAATAAAACCCCACTTTTGTCAAATTCGGCTTTGTTCTGGCGTAATTTGTAGGCTAGTGAGATTTCTAGAAAGGTATAATCACTTTAGAGGCGAACCCCGGAATCTCTTGCGCATATCTAGGCAAAGCATAGCCGGACACCCGCTTTTGCAGCGAGCGCATTAGTGCCTTCCCTTCTTCAAGATCTACCTCAAAGTGGGAAGCTCCTTTCACTCTATCTAATTGGTGGATGTAATAAGGGAGTATATTGTTATCCACAAGTTTATTGCACAACGCTTCCAAGACTTCAACATCAGCATTCACACCTTTAAGCAGTACGGACTGATTCAAGAGCATTACCCCCTTATCAGACAACTTCTTCAAATGTGCAAGTACATCTTGATCTAACTCCAACGGGTGATTAACATGCACCACCAACCAAACTTTCTTGCTTAGGCCCGTTAGTAAGGCTATCAGTCCCTCGTCAATACGTTCGGGAATTCCGATAGGAAACCGGGTGTGAAATCTTATGCGTGTAATATGCGGAATGGCATCTACTGCTTTTAATATCTCGCTCAACCTTTCGTTTGTAAGCGCTAAAGGGTCTCCCCCGCTTAGAATGACTTCGCGTAGCGTTGTATCTTCAGCAATATAGGCCAACTCCTGCTCAAAGCCTTTGTCTTGTACTTGATAGTCAAAATTCTGCCTAAAACAATAGCGGCAGTGCATTGCACACGCGCTCGTACATACTAGCAACACTCTTCCTTGATATTTATGGAGCAATTTCTTGCCCACTTTACATCCGCCTTCAGAAAGCGGCTCTAATACAAAGTTTTCTGCAGCAACAAACTCGTCCGCTAAAGGAACAAATTGTTTAAAAATCGGATCTTCAAGTGTGTTTTTTTGGATTTTTTCTGCCAAACGACGGGGAAGATTCAAAGGAAATTCTTTTCTTACTGCCAACCTTGCTATAGTTGAGGAGTCTAATTCAAGAAATTCAAGCAAGGTATTCAGACGGGTAAAATTGCCCCTTAATATTTTCTGCCAAGGAGCTGAAGGAAGACTTAACACATAACCTCTCAATAATCAAAAGGTTATATATTAATCTTCCTTAGGTAATGCGTCAATTCGTAACTAAGAGTTCATCCTCAACTTCAGACATTGCAGCAGGCAGCACGAGCGGTAAAGGATCCCGGGCTGTTGTGAGTTCAATATCGATTCCCAGATTGACTAATTTTTCGAAAATATTTTCATACCCTCTCTTCAAAAAGTCTAAACCGGAAAGTGAGGATTTTCCTTCGGCCACGCATGCGGCCATCACATACGCAAAGCCTGCTCTAAGGTCCGGCACAGCAATATCTTTTGCAATCAGCGGGGAAGAACCTTTAACAATTAAGCTGTGGGCATAATTTTTAGAAGCATAACGGCAGCATTTCCCCCCTAAGCATTGCTTAAATAGAGTTATATCCGCTCCCATTTCGCGTAATGTCTCTGTATACCCAAAACGTTTTTCGTACACTGTCTCATGCACAACAGAAGAACCGGACGCCTGTGTAAGCAATACTACAAAGGGCTGCTGCCAATCTGTCATGAATCCGGGATGGACGTCCGTCTCAATATGAAGGCCGCCTTGCAGTGGTCCGTCATAGAAGAATTCTATTCCATTTTCTTTCACATCGAAACCGCCGCCCACTTCCCTAATTGTATTCAGAAAGGTAATCATGTTATGGTGCTGGGCTCCTTCGACAAATACTCTACCCTTGGTACAGATAGCTGCCATCCCCCAAGAAGCTGCTTCGATACGGTCAGGAAGTACCGTATGCTCAACTTCATAGAAACGTCTCGTTCCCTGGATCTTAATGGTCCTATCCACATCCACAGTGATATTAGCGCCCAATTTTTGCAGGAATAAAATGAGATCGACAACTTCAGGCTCAATCGCTGCATTTTTTATCACGGTGGTTCCCCGTGCTGTGACGGCAGCTAGGATGGTGTTTTCAGTGGCACCTACAGAAGGGAAGGGAAGGGTGATCAAACTGCCTTGCAAGCCATTATGCGCCCTGGCAAAATAGGCTGCCTGGCGTTTCATAGGACGGTATTCAATTGTTGCCCCTAATGCTTCTAAAGCAGTAATATGGAAGTCTACAGGGCGCTGACCTAAGTCGCAGCCACCTGAGACGGGAACAATAATATCCTCGTCAGTACGGCCCAATAAAGCCCCCATCATCAAGATGGGTATGCGGTTGGAACCTGAGAACTTTTGGGGAATGTAAGAACTTGTCAGCTCTTTTGTAACGACATGCATCTCTCCTTTCTCCCTGTCCCAAGAGACCTGCATCCCTATTTCTTGACATAAGGAGACGGTGACTTCCACATCCCCAATGTTGGGTACGTTAGAAAAATGGGTGGGTTTATCAGAGATCAATGAAGCTACAAGTAGCTTAGTGATGGCATTTTTTGCCCCGGCGGCCTTTACATGTCCCTTTAGAGGAGTCCCGCCTTTAATTTTGAGTACGTCCATGTGTCACTTCCAGTCGAAAATCAGTTATGTTTATGTGGCGCTAAAGTATTATGTATTAATACACATCTTTTAAGCGCAAAATAACAGAAAATCAGAAGTTTGCAAAATAAAAAAACATTTGCGGGACAAGATTTTTTTAAAGGATCTGCGCAGGATACTAATTCATAAATTTCCCTCTGCCGGGATTTGATTAAATCCTTGTTCATTAAAGTGTCAAAGAGTAATCAGAAGTTAAATTGAATTGATCAGGAGGTCTTATGTCTTCTCTTGATTTTATCCCTGTTCGAACCAGAGCTTCGGATTATAAAGATACGCAATTTCCCCTGCCGGCAGTACATCTCAAAATAAAATTTATTACGCCGTTATTCAGCAACCAAACAACTCATACCCGCTTTGAAGAGAGCAAAGTATTGGCCAACTTCCAATCCCTTTATAACAATACGCCACTAAGAATTGGCGATGTGAAGCAAATACTTATCGGCAACACTACCTTAGGATTGACTGTAAAAAAATTTACCTTTGATAAGGGAGAACCCATCGTCAATCCTCACGAAGATAGCACAATTCTTTGGATACTACATGCTAAAACTGCTTTGCGTCTGAATAAAGGTAAGTATGCATCCAAGATCATTCATCAAATCACCCAGCAAACCCTTTTTAAAGTTATATGCGATATCAATCTCTCCCCTCAGGAATCTGCGGCGCAAAATATTCAACAACCCATTTTCATTAACCATCAAGTATTGTTAGAACGCCTACAAATGGAGTACTCCCGCCTTCCCCTTTACCCCGGTGTAGTCATGGAATACACAGAGGAAGAGCGAAAGATGAGCGTAATAGTAAAAAAGATCGTCAACGTATACAAAGGCTATGAATATTTGGAAGGTATGGGAACCGAACCGGTGACTGTAATGAGCAGGGACCTTAAATTATCGTTCGAATCTAATTTAGCGCTAGGTAAGAGTAAAATCTATGATGCCAGCACACTCATCATCCAGATCGTTGCCGTACGCTCCCACGATACTAATGAAACCAGAAGCTTTACCGATTGTTTCTTTGCAGATGATATCATGGACGCATTAATAGAAGCTTCAAGAAGTATTGTATGGAAAGCAAAACCTTGGATCATCCACGTCCCTAACCGCAAAGGGGTGATGAATACCTTGGAAATAGAAATTTTGGGCGGATGCGATGCCACCGGAAATTTAAAGGATGCAGATCCGGATACAAAATATGCTAAACTTTGGAAGATCACCTCTTCAACCGTATTATCCGTCACAATGAATCCACCCCTTTCTCAAATAAAGGTAGTCCATTCCAGTATCCCGGCACCTGTCTCAAAAATATACCTTTTATACGACATCGTCTCTCGCAATGGGGTAAATACTACCTTATATAAAGACGACCTCATAGAGAAACTCCGAACTAATACTGCCAACGTCATCAAAGGAGATCGCATTTTCTTCGCTGATAAATCCCGGAATATGCTCGAAATCCATGTTGAGGATATTAACTTCTCCTCTACAGAAGGGATTCAAAAACTTAATCTGGGCGTTCTTACACCTGAAACTGAATTTCATTTCACTCCGCTCCGATCAAAACTCCCACCCCTTCTAGAGAATACCACGGATAATATACCTTCAAACGCAATAGAATTTTTCCAGAAGAAAAGACTAGACATTGTAGATAAGAGTTTAATAGATTTCTTAGAGCTACTAAAGGCTAAGCTTGTCGACGATCCTGAGCTCTATAATACATTAGGCCAGCCTGCTCCTAAAGCCCTAATTTTAAGCGGTTTTCTTGGCAACAACAAAACCTTGTCCATCCAAGGGATCAGTGCATGGCTGGGTGTCTATCCGGAGAATTTCCAAAATTTCGGGCCCACAGAGCTCATTCAAGTATGGAATGGGCAAACAGAAAAAGAACTGCGTTCACTCTTTGATCTTGCGCTTGAGAACAACCGTCAATCAGGTGGCATCTCTCCTCTTCATCTTGTCCATATCGAGGGCATAGATACACTTTTTGGAAGCGAGGAGAAACCGCCAAAAACACATCAAGTTTCTCAGCTTAGCCAACTTCTTACAATGCTCGACGAACATAGAAAAGACTGGCCCCGTCTTCTCATCATCGCAACATGTGATAATCCGGAAGGCATTAATCCATCCCTTCTACGCACAGGATATTTTGAGGATATATTTACTATTCCTGAGCCTAAATTTTATGAAAGAGAAGAAAACTTTTGCATCCATACCCAACTGCTACGGGATAAAAATCTCATTCCATCGGAAGCCTCTAATAAACATTTGGCCAATCTAACTTCGGGCTTTAGCAACTTAGAAATAAAATCTGTGGTAAAAGGCGCTTTTGAATTGGCTGATAAGCGATTTAGAGGCAATAAAGCCATTCCCCTATTTATTACCCTTAACGATTTCTTAGAATCGATCCACACCGTCCAGTTAAGGAAAAATGAAAAGAAAGAAAAAATCGAACATTATTTTACTTGATCGTTCTGAATTTTGTGATAATTGAACGTTATGGCAAGATGGTTGTCGAAAAAAGCATTTACGGATTTTCATGAACAAACATCCTTCTTACCCTATCTTTAGAACAGGAATTGGCCAAGACAGCCACCGATTCTTGCTATCCGATTCCACTAAACCGCTGGTCATTTGCGGCGTCACCTTTGATGATCATCCCGGTTTTAATGCAAACTCCGACGGGGATGTTGTATATCATGCCGTATGCAATGCCATCACATCACTCACCCATATCCTAATTATGGGCGGTATTGCTGATGACCTGTGTCTTAGAGACGGTATTATCGACAGTGAAGTCTATCTGTTGGAAGCAAAAAAAACTTTAGGCAACCAGGTGATCACTCATGTTGCCGCTACGATAGAAGCTAAGAAGCCCCGTTTCAAAGAGAAACTGATCCCCATGCGTGAAAACCTCGCGCGTGTATTAGAATTAGATATTGCTCAAGTAGGCATTACAGCCACTACCGGCGAAGGGTTAACTGATTTTGGCTGCGGCGATGGAATACAATGCTTTGTTGTCCTTACAACAATGGAGTTGCCCGTTTAGCATAATAGCGAGGCGACCCGTCGCCTCGCTAGACTACTTGACCCGTGGATCTCACCCTAATATACATCTTTCAGATAACGCTTAGCATGTCGCAACTCTTTTACTTTCTCAGCACTGCCTAGAATTTCGATAAGGGCGTTTTCCACGTCTTTAGCCATATGCATCGCGTCGCCGCAAACATAGATCATCGCACCATTTTCAACCCATTCCCTGACCTCAATAGCATGTTCCAATAAACGGTTTTGCACATAGATTTTTTCAGGCTGATCGCGGGAAAAGGCCGTCGTCACTTTCAGCTTACCTTGGTCTTCCAGTGCTGCCCACTCATTTTGATAAAAGAAATCAAGGGCGCGGTTGCGTTCGCCAAAAATAAGCCAGCTCCTTCCCGAGTCGCCACGCCAGGCACGTTTTTGCATGAATCCCCGGTAAGGAGCGACACCGGTACCCGGACCAATCATGATGATATCTTGCGCCGGGTCTTCCGGCAAGGTGAAGCCCTTATGTTGGTGTAGATAGATCGGTACAGACCATTCCTGCAATGGTTCAGCTTCACAAAGGTAATGCGTGCATGTCCCCCAGCGTTGATAACCCCGGCTTGTGTAT
It includes:
- a CDS encoding KamA family radical SAM protein; this translates as MLSLPSAPWQKILRGNFTRLNTLLEFLELDSSTIARLAVRKEFPLNLPRRLAEKIQKNTLEDPIFKQFVPLADEFVAAENFVLEPLSEGGCKVGKKLLHKYQGRVLLVCTSACAMHCRYCFRQNFDYQVQDKGFEQELAYIAEDTTLREVILSGGDPLALTNERLSEILKAVDAIPHITRIRFHTRFPIGIPERIDEGLIALLTGLSKKVWLVVHVNHPLELDQDVLAHLKKLSDKGVMLLNQSVLLKGVNADVEVLEALCNKLVDNNILPYYIHQLDRVKGASHFEVDLEEGKALMRSLQKRVSGYALPRYAQEIPGFASKVIIPF
- the murA gene encoding UDP-N-acetylglucosamine 1-carboxyvinyltransferase codes for the protein MDVLKIKGGTPLKGHVKAAGAKNAITKLLVASLISDKPTHFSNVPNIGDVEVTVSLCQEIGMQVSWDREKGEMHVVTKELTSSYIPQKFSGSNRIPILMMGALLGRTDEDIIVPVSGGCDLGQRPVDFHITALEALGATIEYRPMKRQAAYFARAHNGLQGSLITLPFPSVGATENTILAAVTARGTTVIKNAAIEPEVVDLILFLQKLGANITVDVDRTIKIQGTRRFYEVEHTVLPDRIEAASWGMAAICTKGRVFVEGAQHHNMITFLNTIREVGGGFDVKENGIEFFYDGPLQGGLHIETDVHPGFMTDWQQPFVVLLTQASGSSVVHETVYEKRFGYTETLREMGADITLFKQCLGGKCCRYASKNYAHSLIVKGSSPLIAKDIAVPDLRAGFAYVMAACVAEGKSSLSGLDFLKRGYENIFEKLVNLGIDIELTTARDPLPLVLPAAMSEVEDELLVTN
- a CDS encoding ATP-binding protein, with protein sequence MSSLDFIPVRTRASDYKDTQFPLPAVHLKIKFITPLFSNQTTHTRFEESKVLANFQSLYNNTPLRIGDVKQILIGNTTLGLTVKKFTFDKGEPIVNPHEDSTILWILHAKTALRLNKGKYASKIIHQITQQTLFKVICDINLSPQESAAQNIQQPIFINHQVLLERLQMEYSRLPLYPGVVMEYTEEERKMSVIVKKIVNVYKGYEYLEGMGTEPVTVMSRDLKLSFESNLALGKSKIYDASTLIIQIVAVRSHDTNETRSFTDCFFADDIMDALIEASRSIVWKAKPWIIHVPNRKGVMNTLEIEILGGCDATGNLKDADPDTKYAKLWKITSSTVLSVTMNPPLSQIKVVHSSIPAPVSKIYLLYDIVSRNGVNTTLYKDDLIEKLRTNTANVIKGDRIFFADKSRNMLEIHVEDINFSSTEGIQKLNLGVLTPETEFHFTPLRSKLPPLLENTTDNIPSNAIEFFQKKRLDIVDKSLIDFLELLKAKLVDDPELYNTLGQPAPKALILSGFLGNNKTLSIQGISAWLGVYPENFQNFGPTELIQVWNGQTEKELRSLFDLALENNRQSGGISPLHLVHIEGIDTLFGSEEKPPKTHQVSQLSQLLTMLDEHRKDWPRLLIIATCDNPEGINPSLLRTGYFEDIFTIPEPKFYEREENFCIHTQLLRDKNLIPSEASNKHLANLTSGFSNLEIKSVVKGAFELADKRFRGNKAIPLFITLNDFLESIHTVQLRKNEKKEKIEHYFT
- the ispF gene encoding 2-C-methyl-D-erythritol 2,4-cyclodiphosphate synthase: MNKHPSYPIFRTGIGQDSHRFLLSDSTKPLVICGVTFDDHPGFNANSDGDVVYHAVCNAITSLTHILIMGGIADDLCLRDGIIDSEVYLLEAKKTLGNQVITHVAATIEAKKPRFKEKLIPMRENLARVLELDIAQVGITATTGEGLTDFGCGDGIQCFVVLTTMELPV